In Gammaproteobacteria bacterium, a genomic segment contains:
- the sspA gene encoding stringent starvation protein A (transcriptional activator; required for activation of bacteriophage P1 late promoter; induced by starvation) has translation MTLMKRSVMTLYSGALDIYSHQVRIVLAEKGVSVD, from the coding sequence ATGACATTGATGAAACGCTCTGTAATGACTTTATATTCAGGGGCACTAGATATTTATAGTCACCAAGTGCGAATTGTACTTGCAGAAAAGGGTGTAAGTGTTGATG